A single Chanos chanos chromosome 8, fChaCha1.1, whole genome shotgun sequence DNA region contains:
- the fabp10a gene encoding fatty acid-binding protein 10-A, liver basic, translated as MAFSGTWQVYVQENYEEFLRAISLPEEVIKVAKDVKPITEIQQNGNDFVITSKTPRQSVTNSFTIGKEADITTMDGKKLKCIVKMEGGKLVCQTDKFSHVQEIKGGEMIETLTVGGTTMIRKSKKI; from the exons ATGGCCTTCAGTGGAACGTGGCAGGTGTACGTTCAGGAGAACTACGAGGAGTTCCTCAGGGCTATCT CACTGCCAGAAGAAGTCATCAAGGTAGCCAAAGATGTCAAGCCTATAACCGAGATCCAACAGAACGGCAATGACTTTGTCATCACATCCAAGACACCTCGTCAATCTGTCACAAACTCCTTCACCATCGGCAAAGAGGCTGATATCACCACCATGGACGGCAAGAAGCTCAAG TGCATTGTCAAGATGGAGGGAGGCAAACTCGTCTGTCAGACCGACAAGTTCTCACACGTGCAGGAGATCAAGGGCGGAGAGATGATTGAG ACTCTTACAGTGGGAGGAACTACAATGATTAGGAAGAGCAAGAAGATCTGA